In the genome of Methanopyrus kandleri AV19, one region contains:
- a CDS encoding prepilin peptidase has product MERDPIGPVGVATMDVGFLAGLAVATVAAITDLKWGIVPNRLTYPAIVAGAIYAAVIDPSHLGYALLDAGVAFGVTLVLNVLGVLGGGDVKLLPSLTLFLHRGDRITTGIDVLFNSILLYAPFALLYLTVSTALDRGRPFLKELCLNTTILVLASLIAGGVATILGTVISSVVGILLILAVWKVARSYESKLKIVLPALVVPAVLLNLRASPIAVLWEVGIAVALSTAFTTYRWAGKERNVEELREGEIPLEIVVRTEEGTERVGRLKGALLVATGRAEPVVVPSGDGFTEEELEKLKRLGIDRIRVGHTTPFAPAIAAGYVVTYMLQGSPLSWLWG; this is encoded by the coding sequence GTGGAACGAGATCCTATCGGTCCTGTCGGGGTAGCGACGATGGACGTGGGCTTCTTGGCGGGTCTGGCGGTCGCCACGGTCGCCGCGATCACCGACCTCAAGTGGGGGATCGTACCGAACCGGCTTACGTATCCCGCGATCGTCGCGGGGGCGATCTACGCCGCGGTCATCGATCCGTCCCACCTCGGTTACGCACTGTTGGACGCCGGAGTCGCGTTCGGGGTGACCCTCGTCCTCAACGTGCTGGGCGTGCTGGGAGGTGGTGACGTCAAGCTCCTACCGTCCCTCACCCTCTTCCTCCATCGAGGCGATCGTATCACGACGGGTATCGACGTCCTCTTCAACTCGATCCTGCTGTACGCACCGTTCGCACTCCTGTACCTGACCGTCAGTACGGCGCTGGACCGTGGGCGCCCCTTCCTCAAGGAGTTGTGCCTGAACACCACGATCCTGGTTCTGGCGAGCTTGATCGCCGGAGGCGTGGCGACGATCCTGGGGACCGTGATCTCCTCGGTGGTAGGCATCCTCCTGATCCTGGCGGTCTGGAAGGTCGCCAGGTCGTACGAGTCCAAGCTGAAGATCGTCCTACCCGCCCTCGTCGTCCCCGCGGTTTTACTCAACCTCAGGGCGTCTCCGATCGCCGTCCTCTGGGAGGTGGGCATCGCCGTGGCCCTCTCGACGGCCTTCACCACGTACCGATGGGCTGGGAAGGAACGGAACGTAGAGGAACTGAGGGAAGGAGAGATCCCGTTGGAGATCGTGGTTCGAACGGAGGAGGGGACCGAGCGTGTCGGTAGGTTAAAAGGCGCGCTTCTGGTTGCTACCGGTAGGGCGGAACCCGTGGTCGTGCCCTCCGGGGACGGGTTCACCGAGGAGGAGCTCGAAAAGTTGAAACGACTCGGGATAGATAGGATAAGGGTGGGACACACCACTCCCTTCGCACCGGCCATCGCCGCCGGGTACGTGGTCACTTACATGCTGCAGGGGAGCCCGCTGTCATGGCTCTGGGGGTGA
- a CDS encoding type II secretion system F family protein, giving the protein MRIKDIEENLPDALRQMVEELRAGLSIFETIRNVAESDYGELSREFRIVVRDMDTGKTFEEAILDMAERVNSELLTRAVRLTVRISMSGGALADVLEAVENDIREVRRIELERKAITTMPCLALALGGLISGLPVGVSIGAVIGVAMMERMGPTYAMLPMYLQAKDPLASYPLVLGLLSGMAIGIIRYGNMKRGLVFGLPLGAAAAGVYLAIVSVMPSFLAAGGM; this is encoded by the coding sequence TTGAGAATTAAAGATATTGAAGAAAACCTGCCAGATGCTCTACGACAAATGGTAGAGGAGCTCCGCGCGGGTCTTTCTATATTCGAAACCATTCGGAACGTAGCCGAGTCGGACTACGGGGAACTATCACGAGAGTTCCGGATAGTCGTCCGGGATATGGATACGGGCAAAACGTTCGAGGAAGCCATCTTGGACATGGCCGAGCGCGTGAATTCGGAGCTCCTAACACGTGCAGTCCGTCTGACGGTCAGGATCTCTATGTCCGGTGGAGCGCTGGCCGACGTGCTTGAAGCCGTCGAAAACGATATCCGAGAGGTGCGTAGGATAGAACTGGAACGGAAAGCCATCACGACCATGCCCTGCCTCGCACTGGCGCTGGGAGGGCTTATTTCAGGACTCCCAGTCGGAGTATCGATCGGAGCCGTGATAGGAGTGGCGATGATGGAGAGGATGGGCCCCACCTACGCCATGCTCCCGATGTACCTTCAAGCGAAGGATCCTCTGGCTTCGTATCCGCTTGTGTTGGGGTTGTTGTCGGGAATGGCAATAGGAATCATCAGGTACGGAAACATGAAAAGGGGGTTGGTATTCGGGCTACCGTTGGGTGCTGCCGCCGCCGGTGTGTACTTGGCGATAGTGTCGGTGATGCCATCGTTCCTCGCAGCAGGGGGAATGTAA
- a CDS encoding type II secretion system F family protein, which produces MLPSPETLLTIIGVGVGGAVVLYVTGVAERVGLYAEYVVFMVTRQVQKVKESTPSGAGGGLPLSLPSFSGLAEKLRESTSRMLGGRLESSLTAKVRAARHAVRGEQGEDVEKIKRIVLGIEEEGERDRTAEEINERLRRLCRERANVLETLIEMVQSLSPTLGNRFRGLAPDREVLQKAGLRISPAAFATFMIISGLMGVVLTSVPAALFPLPLPLKVLGPIMSFLLGMVVPRMMVTILIRRREGEIARQLPYAIRQMATEVSAGLSLIESMKSISESDYGALSEEFERVIREINSGTPINVALQRMANRWNVDGLRTMVRFITQAMESGANIAKTLMTLADEIAHELRQRYREYGHKLQALAFPYIMLTLVIPTLVTVAMLLAANLSGAFLVPPPLFGPMIAGMVGVMAGIFLFIFKSAEPKV; this is translated from the coding sequence TTGCTCCCGTCCCCTGAGACTCTACTCACGATCATCGGCGTGGGAGTCGGCGGCGCGGTAGTCCTCTACGTGACGGGAGTGGCTGAACGCGTAGGTCTGTACGCGGAGTACGTCGTGTTCATGGTAACTAGACAGGTACAGAAGGTAAAGGAGTCGACACCGTCCGGGGCGGGTGGAGGACTCCCGCTGAGCTTACCGTCGTTCTCTGGACTAGCTGAGAAGCTCCGTGAGAGTACGAGCAGAATGTTAGGAGGACGTCTCGAGTCTAGTCTCACGGCCAAGGTCAGGGCAGCCCGGCACGCGGTACGCGGGGAACAGGGAGAGGACGTCGAGAAGATCAAGCGGATAGTCCTGGGCATAGAGGAGGAAGGAGAGCGGGACCGGACCGCCGAGGAAATCAACGAGAGGCTACGCAGGCTGTGCAGGGAGCGGGCTAACGTCCTGGAAACGTTGATCGAAATGGTGCAGTCCCTCAGCCCAACACTCGGAAACAGGTTCAGGGGATTGGCACCCGACAGAGAGGTCCTACAGAAGGCCGGACTCAGGATATCTCCCGCGGCCTTCGCGACGTTCATGATCATCAGCGGCTTGATGGGAGTCGTTTTGACGTCGGTTCCGGCGGCGCTCTTCCCGTTACCGCTACCGCTCAAGGTGCTGGGCCCGATCATGAGCTTCCTCCTGGGCATGGTGGTACCGAGGATGATGGTCACTATCCTCATCAGGCGACGAGAAGGCGAGATCGCGCGGCAACTCCCGTACGCCATCCGCCAAATGGCCACCGAGGTGTCGGCTGGACTGTCGCTTATAGAATCCATGAAGAGTATCTCGGAATCCGACTACGGAGCGCTCTCCGAGGAGTTCGAAAGGGTAATCCGAGAGATCAACAGCGGAACCCCGATTAATGTCGCCTTGCAGCGGATGGCCAACCGATGGAACGTAGATGGACTAAGAACTATGGTCAGATTCATCACCCAAGCCATGGAATCAGGCGCGAATATCGCGAAGACATTGATGACCCTCGCAGATGAGATCGCCCACGAGCTACGTCAACGTTACAGGGAGTACGGACACAAACTCCAAGCGTTGGCGTTCCCGTACATAATGCTGACCCTCGTAATACCGACCCTCGTAACGGTCGCGATGCTCCTGGCGGCGAACCTGTCCGGGGCCTTCCTAGTGCCACCGCCTCTATTCGGGCCAATGATAGCAGGAATGGTCGGCGTGATGGCGGGGATATTCCTGTTCATATTCAAATCGGCGGAGCCTAAGGTTTAG
- a CDS encoding CpaF family protein — protein MPRKRNIKDLIGGLEEDDLLRDILGEKEEESKSESPETVEETAEASGEHYEAEESKISPLSSEKAAEVLEAHELAEREGWEGKILCDDNIRRIVEYPDQPVPVYISKEYEQYYNFERIRTQVLKRLGSQAPPYARDDEEFRKVLDEIKDILSMNIDFDPTEYATLKEREKAFVELVKENFDAVLEEYPELEVVKDDLAHLLMYEMVGYKEIHPLLKDDNLEEIMVVPEVVLGGTAKHCFIYVYDRDHGMCLCNFRVTSRSIRTVIERISRESGRRIDQENPLLDAHLPDGSRVNATIPPVSPDGPTLTIRKFREDPLTITDIIKFGTMSYEAAAYLWLAVEYGANILIAGGTGSGKTTTLNCLCIFIPPEERVITIEDTLELQLPHEHWVRLTTKPPNVEGRGEITMDDLVKNTLRQRPDRIIVGEVRGPEARTLFTAMNTGHDGCMGTLHANTARETITRLTNEPMNVPKIMIPALDIIVMQNRFLQRGSGSIRRITEISEIAGMEGDTVQLNTVFEWKPETDEVTSTEVPSMVFKKIQEKTGMSMDEILHEIEIRKRILKYLVDNNIRHVREVGEFIHEFYKNRESVLEKVGISGY, from the coding sequence GTGCCCCGGAAAAGGAACATCAAAGACCTGATCGGGGGCCTGGAGGAGGACGACCTCCTCCGCGACATATTAGGGGAGAAGGAGGAAGAGTCGAAGTCGGAAAGCCCCGAGACCGTCGAGGAAACCGCCGAAGCCAGTGGAGAGCACTACGAGGCTGAGGAATCGAAGATCTCCCCACTGTCATCCGAGAAAGCCGCGGAGGTCCTGGAAGCGCACGAACTGGCGGAGAGGGAGGGATGGGAAGGGAAGATACTGTGTGACGACAACATCCGCAGGATCGTGGAGTACCCGGATCAACCGGTGCCAGTATACATATCGAAAGAGTACGAGCAGTACTACAACTTCGAACGTATTAGGACACAAGTTCTAAAACGCCTGGGATCACAGGCTCCACCGTACGCCCGTGATGACGAAGAGTTTCGGAAAGTTCTTGACGAGATTAAGGATATTCTATCGATGAATATCGACTTCGATCCGACGGAATACGCGACCCTTAAAGAGAGAGAAAAGGCGTTTGTCGAGCTAGTGAAGGAGAACTTCGACGCAGTGTTAGAGGAGTACCCAGAACTTGAAGTTGTTAAGGATGATTTAGCCCATTTACTTATGTATGAAATGGTTGGGTACAAGGAGATACATCCGCTGTTGAAAGACGACAATCTAGAGGAGATAATGGTAGTACCTGAGGTCGTACTCGGTGGTACTGCCAAGCATTGCTTCATTTACGTATATGACCGTGATCATGGAATGTGTCTATGCAATTTCCGAGTCACTTCACGTTCAATTCGCACGGTGATCGAGCGGATTTCGCGAGAATCAGGTCGAAGAATAGATCAGGAAAACCCACTTCTCGATGCGCATTTACCGGATGGCAGTCGAGTGAATGCCACTATCCCTCCGGTGAGTCCGGACGGTCCCACGCTTACAATTCGTAAGTTTAGAGAGGATCCACTGACGATAACTGACATAATCAAGTTTGGAACTATGAGTTATGAAGCTGCGGCATATTTGTGGCTAGCCGTTGAATATGGGGCGAACATTCTAATTGCTGGAGGTACAGGTAGTGGTAAAACTACGACTTTAAACTGTCTCTGTATTTTCATCCCTCCGGAGGAGAGAGTGATCACTATTGAGGACACTCTCGAGCTCCAACTTCCTCACGAACACTGGGTACGACTGACGACCAAACCACCTAACGTTGAAGGTCGTGGCGAAATTACTATGGATGATCTCGTAAAGAACACACTCCGACAGCGGCCTGATAGGATTATAGTGGGAGAGGTGCGAGGTCCCGAAGCACGTACATTGTTCACCGCTATGAATACGGGACATGACGGTTGTATGGGTACCTTACACGCTAACACAGCTCGTGAAACTATCACCAGACTCACCAATGAACCCATGAACGTCCCAAAGATTATGATCCCAGCGCTCGACATTATAGTGATGCAGAATAGGTTCCTCCAGCGTGGGTCCGGATCAATTCGACGTATCACGGAGATCTCGGAAATCGCCGGAATGGAGGGTGACACCGTCCAGCTGAACACGGTGTTCGAGTGGAAGCCTGAAACTGATGAGGTTACGAGTACCGAAGTACCTAGCATGGTCTTCAAGAAGATTCAGGAGAAAACCGGAATGAGTATGGACGAAATACTCCATGAAATTGAGATACGTAAGCGAATCTTGAAGTACTTGGTCGACAATAATATCAGGCACGTGAGGGAGGTCGGGGAGTTCATACACGAGTTCTACAAGAACAGAGAGTCGGTGCTGGAGAAGGTGGGCATCTCGGGGTACTAA
- a CDS encoding ATP-binding protein translates to MAEDLPPEILKAVEEYYNRPEIVEVVESLAKPKSIEDLGLPEEYIENLVLKVIADRGPVEGREIYEVTRIPIPILEEIVDELQDRKLVGHTGGGPMFQNTTFDVTPKGRELAANIMSEDPYIGVCPVPYDMYQEVVGDQVEGRYPIEIPEEVYEYAFHDVIGAEEAKRTYYLAATSGRGLVVFGPPGTGKTFTLSRMAKLLPPIVIPKAVYVAGSVLQLYDPDFHEPRPRREQPGDERWVKIHAPFVFTGAELTLDDLQGRYDAEKGVYEVPPHVKAHGGVFLVDDVGRQRDSHIAILNRLIVPMENKKDIVHVGGTAVEVFCDFIAAFSTNLPITVFDEAHLRRAPLFVHLSHPPLEEAVNLFRKRLDEMGEEYTEDALETYRRAFTPEEEGGWGLKPTFAYARDIAQLAQAIRIQEGKDVIDGEIVEKALRKHIVLTLQRKGADLDKFGTEETEVPVTTIVVKGVTEEDVNEIEKIPGVRTVSPMGTDVYVDLEGTTPTRFISLLREWGIEFTDVEVVGTFRASVLAEATTMEELMEGAEEEETTEGVGVEPETGKEERETEIIEEETEDIEDVDDLLKDLEL, encoded by the coding sequence TTGGCCGAGGACCTACCCCCCGAGATCCTCAAGGCCGTCGAGGAGTATTACAACCGGCCGGAAATAGTCGAAGTAGTGGAGTCGTTGGCCAAACCCAAATCGATAGAGGATCTGGGCTTACCCGAGGAGTACATCGAGAACCTCGTGCTCAAGGTCATCGCGGACCGAGGACCGGTGGAAGGGAGGGAGATCTACGAAGTCACACGGATTCCGATCCCCATCCTGGAGGAGATCGTCGACGAGCTTCAGGATCGGAAGTTGGTGGGTCACACCGGTGGAGGGCCGATGTTCCAGAACACCACTTTCGACGTGACTCCTAAGGGGCGCGAGCTGGCCGCGAACATCATGAGCGAAGACCCGTACATCGGCGTGTGTCCCGTCCCCTACGACATGTACCAAGAGGTTGTAGGGGACCAAGTGGAGGGTCGATACCCCATCGAGATCCCCGAGGAGGTGTACGAGTACGCCTTCCACGACGTAATCGGAGCGGAGGAAGCCAAGCGGACGTACTACCTCGCGGCGACCAGCGGGAGGGGTCTCGTCGTCTTCGGACCACCGGGTACGGGTAAGACGTTCACGCTCAGCCGAATGGCGAAGTTACTACCCCCTATCGTGATCCCGAAAGCCGTGTACGTGGCGGGTAGCGTGCTGCAGCTCTACGACCCGGACTTCCACGAGCCGAGGCCCCGACGGGAGCAGCCCGGGGACGAGCGCTGGGTAAAGATCCACGCCCCGTTCGTGTTCACTGGCGCGGAACTCACCCTCGACGACCTCCAAGGTCGGTACGACGCGGAGAAGGGCGTCTACGAGGTACCGCCACACGTGAAAGCCCACGGTGGCGTGTTCCTCGTGGACGACGTGGGGCGTCAGAGGGACTCTCACATCGCCATCCTGAACAGGTTGATCGTACCGATGGAGAACAAGAAGGACATCGTCCACGTCGGCGGCACCGCGGTCGAGGTGTTCTGCGACTTCATCGCGGCGTTCTCGACGAACCTACCGATCACGGTGTTCGACGAGGCGCACCTGCGTCGTGCCCCCTTGTTCGTGCATCTGTCCCACCCACCCCTGGAAGAAGCCGTGAACCTGTTCAGAAAGCGGCTTGATGAGATGGGCGAGGAATACACCGAGGACGCACTGGAGACCTACCGCCGGGCGTTCACGCCCGAAGAAGAGGGAGGCTGGGGTTTGAAACCTACCTTCGCCTACGCCCGAGACATCGCACAGCTCGCCCAGGCGATCCGCATTCAGGAGGGTAAAGACGTCATAGACGGCGAGATCGTCGAGAAGGCGCTGAGAAAGCACATCGTATTGACCCTGCAGCGTAAAGGTGCGGACCTCGACAAGTTCGGCACCGAGGAGACGGAGGTTCCGGTGACGACGATAGTGGTGAAAGGAGTGACTGAAGAGGACGTGAACGAGATCGAGAAAATTCCGGGTGTCCGTACGGTTTCGCCCATGGGGACCGACGTATACGTGGACTTGGAGGGAACGACCCCGACACGGTTCATCAGTCTCCTGCGTGAGTGGGGCATAGAGTTCACCGACGTCGAAGTAGTGGGTACGTTCCGGGCCTCGGTCCTCGCGGAGGCAACGACGATGGAAGAGCTCATGGAAGGCGCCGAGGAGGAAGAGACCACCGAAGGCGTGGGAGTAGAACCCGAAACTGGGAAAGAAGAGCGAGAGACAGAGATCATTGAGGAAGAAACGGAGGACATCGAAGACGTAGACGACCTACTTAAGGACCTGGAGCTATAA
- a CDS encoding class I SAM-dependent methyltransferase, whose amino-acid sequence MRAPYSGRGKPSREELGMIIARIRGREYRFLTAPGVFSWRRIDPGTQLLAENMDLEGVHSVLDLGCGYGVLGIVAAKELGEGHVVMTDVNRRAIWLANENRRLNDVEDITEVREGSLYDPVEDEEFDRIVSNPPIREGLDLVLRIVREAPNHLTEDGELWLVVRRKMGSKRILSEMRTVFGSAEVAARGGGYWVLRAPG is encoded by the coding sequence TTGCGAGCGCCCTATTCCGGGCGTGGAAAGCCGAGCAGAGAAGAACTAGGGATGATCATCGCGCGTATTCGAGGGCGGGAGTACAGGTTCCTCACTGCCCCCGGCGTGTTCTCGTGGAGGAGGATCGATCCAGGGACGCAACTTCTCGCGGAGAACATGGACCTCGAAGGAGTACACAGCGTCCTGGACTTGGGTTGTGGATACGGAGTTTTAGGGATCGTGGCGGCCAAAGAGCTGGGAGAAGGGCACGTGGTGATGACGGACGTGAACCGGAGGGCTATATGGCTTGCGAATGAGAACCGTCGGCTGAACGACGTGGAGGATATCACCGAGGTGCGGGAGGGTAGCCTCTACGATCCCGTTGAGGATGAGGAGTTCGACAGGATCGTGTCCAACCCACCCATTCGCGAGGGATTGGACTTAGTTCTGAGAATAGTGAGAGAAGCTCCGAACCATCTAACCGAAGACGGCGAGCTTTGGCTGGTGGTTCGCCGTAAAATGGGCTCGAAAAGGATTTTGTCTGAGATGCGTACTGTTTTCGGGTCGGCGGAGGTCGCCGCGAGGGGAGGGGGTTACTGGGTACTTCGGGCGCCGGGGTGA